In one Culex quinquefasciatus strain JHB chromosome 2, VPISU_Cqui_1.0_pri_paternal, whole genome shotgun sequence genomic region, the following are encoded:
- the LOC119768043 gene encoding adenylate cyclase-like codes for MKLSLGFTWLMFVVHLLECNSLKRAFVINNPKILIVIMQQANEPVFPKTYNYTSYEEIIVRSAKLNALTTEMQTAISNVTTLRIQSGWMESINLMDQQSIVQIHNCSTSLVIINPNLNYQTADLAIVYNRLEKLPKHLNVLTNLEKLFLHDNRIEFVAMAEFNGLNKLKLLALQRNKITEIRATLQNPVILPKLEKIFIDNNHLTDINFEHWNTPYLNLIHLHENQLQIALSLPGKLNGLKGVALATNPLNCEWLNSTLKQLKDRKITVYDEHITKCNATGPELKEIVRRVNFKETFATLPLLRHSQFELKEFLQSKLKNLEANIEIRQQRNESLQTNFDKIDIRISELSSKSEKLQTELQTNLLQTTNATSTTDQKLKEMESFFKLQMESLRKSALDITEATDLHLLKSNQSPDQELVEMRQHFERKISKLETDGKNFQAEIQHVLKLLNELQRQQNESPTSSTDSVHGGTFKLDTYVVTFVVLAILFCLYLVKTNFGSIMCAKSDKRKKNRVGEMPLTSIADDTQQYLERQQFDKK; via the exons ATGAAGCTTTCTCTAGGTTTTACTTGGTTGAT GTTCGTCGTGCATCTTTTAGAATGCAACTCGTTGAAACGTGCTTTTGTAATAAACAATCCAAAAATTCTGATCGTGATAATGCAGCAAGCGAATGAGCCGGTTTTTCCAAAAACATACAATTACACAAGCTATGAAGAGATAATAGTAAGATCAGCTAAACTGAATGCGTTGACGACGGAAATGCAAACAGCGATTTCAAATGTTACAACATTAAGGATTCAAAGTGGATGGATGGAGAGTATTAATTTGATGGATCAACAGAGCATCGTGCAAATACACAATTGTAGCACTAGTTTAGTTATCATCAACCCAAATTTAAACTATCAAACGGCAGACCTAGCGATCGTTTATAACCGTTTAGAAAAGCTTCCAAAGCATCTGAatgttttgaccaatttggagaAACTTTTTCTTCACGACAATCGAATCGAGTTTGTTGCGATGGCGGAGTTCAATGGTTTGAATAAACTAAAGTTGCTAGCCTTGCAAAGAAATAAGATTACCGAAATCAGAGCAACGCTACAGAATCCAGTGATCCTTCCCAAGTTGGAAAAAATCTTTATCGATAATAACCACCTCACCGATATAAATTTTGAGCATTGGAATACTCCTTACCTTAATTTAATTCATTTGCACGAGAATCAACTGCAGATCGCCCTTTCACTTCCGGGCAAACTAAACGGATTGAAAGGAGTCGCACTGGCCACCAATCCCTTAAACTGTGAGTGGCTTAACTCTACTTTGAAGCAACTTAAGGATCGTAAAATAACGGTATATGATGAACACATTACAAAGTGCAACGCAACAGGACcagaattgaaagaaattgttcGCAGAGTCAACTTCAAGGAAACGTTTGCCACTCTGCCACTTTTACGACACAgtcaatttgaattaaaagaatTTCTGCAAAGTAAACTGAAGAACTTGGAAGCCAACATTGAGATTCGGCAGCAGCGGAATGAATCGCTACAAaccaattttgacaagattGATATCAGAATAAGCGAGTTATCATCGAAAAGTGAAAAACTTCAAACAGAATTGCAAACCAATTTATTGCAAACCACCAACGCTACATCGACAACCGATCAAAAGCTGAAAGAAATggaatcatttttcaaattacagATGGAATCGTTGCGAAAATCGGCCCTCGACATTACCGAAGCTACGGATTTGCACCTGCTGAAGAGCAATCAAAGTCCTGACCAGGAGCTAGTGGAGATGAGGCAACATTTCGAGCGGAAAATCTCAAAGCTTGAGACTGATGGTAAGAATTTTCAGGCAGAGATTCAAcacgttttaaaattattgaacgaGCTGCAGCGACAACAGAACGAGTCTCCAACCAGCAGCACAGACTCGGTTCACGGAGGAACTTTCAAGCTAGACACATATGTAGTGACTTTTGTGGTTCTGGCAATCTTATTTTGCTTATACTTGGTGAAAACTAACTTTGGTTCAATCATGTGTGCCAAGTCTGACAAAAGGAAGAAAAATCGTGTGGGTGAAATGCCGCTTACTTCGATTGCTGATGACACCCAACAATACTTGGAACGTCAACAATTTGACAAAAAGTGA
- the LOC119767297 gene encoding uncharacterized protein LOC119767297: MKLHSSLTWLLLIEHLIVCNAWKSWIAKKNIIVIEMEQETDPVFPSDLNYTGYKYIELKTPKLNVLTTEMQSTISTMENFTALHGWINSVHLMAHFSSLKIYNCSTSEVVINPNRTYKMEHLSIVYGNLAKLPKHLNVLKNLEKLYLHDNKIEFVEMAEFNGLNKLKRLALQRNKVVEIRATLQNPAILPKLEIFSGHENRLVDVSFEHWNTTSLGEIWLRDNQLQIALSFPSAFPALKNVHIYNNPFNCQWLTSTMKELKARSNVTIYSESETSCDKNGPPHDELVRRVKLKETFATKPFRIWMTHLDAINQNVTANIELMQKQNVSLHNSYSEMQVKFGHLSANIENFQKEVKHKFMQITKESNTYEQQMNTSLKNLEISMKFEIHNITKATNSEGIKSINLLKIKDQELEAQIKAFLAKAEDLQTELKSLYLHQEQESAKLRQEMATLENERKADHQQFKQMFEELQHQMNASSIELEDTAYGGIFKLERYSAIFVIIGIFGFLYLFLIYGDYSKTPKSNRRERNFQEQSSN; the protein is encoded by the exons ATGAAGCTGCACTCCAGTTTAACTTGGCTCTT ATTAATCGAACACCTTATAGTTTGCAACGCATGGAAATCttggattgcaaaaaaaaatattatagtcATTGAAATGGAACAGGAAACTGACCCAGTTTTTCCATCTGATTTGAATTATACTGGTTATAAATACATTGAGTTAAAAACCCCTAAACTCAACGTGCTGACGACGGAAATGCAATCAACGATCTCTACTATGGAAAACTTTACGGCGTTACATGGATGGATTAATAGTGTGCATTTGATGGCGCACTTCAGTTCGTTGAAAATTTACAATTGTAGCACAAGTGAAGTTGTTATCAATCCAAACAGGACATACAAAATGGAACACTTGTCGATCGTGTACGGTAATTTGGCAAAACTTCCCAAACATTTGAATGTGTTGAAGAATTTGGAGAAGCTTTACCTCCACGATAATAAAATCGAGTTCGTTGAAATGGCAGAGTTCAATGGTTTGAATAAACTCAAGCGGCTTGCCTTGCAAAGAAATAAGGTTGTCGAGATCAGAGCAACGCTACAGAATCCAGCGATTCTTCCCAAGTTGGAGATATTTTCTGGTCATGAAAACCGTCTAGTCGATGTTAGTTTTGAACATTGGAATACAACGTCTTTAGGAGAAATTTGGCTGCGTGATAATCAACTGCAGATTGCACTCTCATTTCCCAGTGCATTTCCTGCATTAAAGAATGTTCATATTTATAACAATCCGTTCAACTGCCAATGGCTTACATCTACTATGAAAGAACTCAAAGCTCGTAGCAATGTAACCATTTACAGTGAAAGTGAAACCAGTTGCGACAAAAATGGACCCCCGCACGATGAGCTTGTTCGCAGGGTAAAGCTAAAGGAAACTTTCGCAACAAAACCTTTTCGCATTTGGATGACGCACTTGGATGCCATCAATCAAAATGTTACAGCAAATATCGAACTAATGCAAAAGCAAAATGTATCACTCCATAACAGCTATAGTGAAATGCAAGTCAAATTTGGTCATTTATCAgcaaatatagaaaattttcaaaaggaagTAAAACACAAGTTTATGCAAATAACTAAAGAGTCCAACACCTACGAACAACAAATGAATACTTCcttaaaaaatctggaaatatCGATGAAATTCGAAATTCATAACATCACAAAGGCAACAAATTCAGAAGGCATCAAAAgtataaatttactaaaaataaaGGATCAGGAGCTAGAAGCACAAATAAAGGCATTTCTTGCAAAAGCAGAAGATCTTCAAACAGAGTTAAAAAGTTTATATCTACACCAAGAGCAAGAATCGGCGAAACTGAGACAAGAAATGGCAACACTGGAAAATGAGAGAAAGGCAGATCATCAGCAATTTAAACAAATGTTTGAAGAGTTACAACACCAAATGAACGCATCCTCAATCGAGCTTGAAGACACAGCTTATGGTGGAATTTTCAAACTGGAACGATATTCGGCGATTTTTGTAATTATCGGCATTTTCGGTTTCTTATATCTGTTTCTTATATATGGCGATTATAGTAAAACGCCGAAATCCAACCGGAGAGAGAGAAACTTTCAAGAACAAAGTTCCAATTGA